Proteins found in one Neodiprion lecontei isolate iyNeoLeco1 chromosome 6, iyNeoLeco1.1, whole genome shotgun sequence genomic segment:
- the LOC107219336 gene encoding protein mesh isoform X2, producing the protein MQGLIVSRRNAVAPLLLVVLLAVSATWAQSEGETFESAFKIEDSVPPENVAVPDQEGRFQPPETSPLSELADLNGGVLPETPAQPSAEEGNREVVEEPEVPKEGNGLDEEVSPQDLEPELAPSFGTYSDSDDPEAYRYAPAEGGTTNYLITESRLATIRSQFMYWYFDKGGDNNRGDYQTNIHASTSRIHKNFNFQLPFYGFRFNYTQLSMNGYLEFSDPPEHFTYPLVFPVKDWPQKNDPSFIGIYFSKCRIGKLRPTDLDQREPGVYFRQERDLQRRTDQFGVEVRERIKWDIREGVVGSDTFDPKHVVIVTWKNMSFAGGIDNSLYHTNTFQMVLATDEVYTYAMFNYLNLEWSSHTEAGGDTTTGDGGKPAYIGFNAGNGTQSYEYQPYSQMSTVRDLTGRGWVNGFPGRHIFRIDEKIMLGNCNKDIAGTHLPLVFAPESGNMLGGSVVNITGPCFDTNEKIRCIFDMEEVVGTVIDTNRAICVQPSMQAEGYVRFEVAIGSGRFNWKGKYFVETPATAQEKIFFSTRAVHERSPAEIEITWNQYNLTSNLNAVLQISLWGYRETTIRPEFEYIDVLEESTTNTGTYTIIPSNFRARENPLHLDMHFGFIKINLTNPSQYSGLNISPVLWSRPIPLGWYFGPQWERLHGTNWPKALCNNWIMNDRYLKNFAAEVALCPCTLAHALNDKGRFMPDFDCDKDSNPDCYYHRGAVHCVKTGAPNLDGSEQQCCYDKNGYVMLTYDQQWGSRPGRSHNLGYLPWNEANKVPTLSHWFHDKVPAYLCCLWQEEQAVGCETLRFERRPSQDCVAYQAPAVATVFGDPHFFTFDDLEYTFNGKGEFVLTRVDTIKDKLDVQARFEQMPDNFYGAVNATQLTAVAARGNNSATIEVRLRPMHARWRYHLDVFADGRRIYFDRTSLKFQHFAGVTVYTPTYILNQSEVVIMFQTGAGVEVVENEGFMTARVYLPWSYMNKTRGLLGNWSYDISDDFTNPDGTIASVSNVNSFETIHKQFGINWILTDREDSQKGAALFTREFGRTASYYANASFVPQYLRTPVEFLGADRVGDINRASELCGDNYQCQYDYGMTLNRDLAHFTKNYYDTVTEIKATNGRRTISCGILETPRFGRKSNFLFIPGTKVTFECNQNFILIGDQRRTCLEGGQWDIPEYGYTECLRHIEYTQRTAWTIIGIIIAVLIPAIIIGALIIVCIRRNASSDSSAKSWRFSDRGYGLDNDSPLSRLSTPLKSGERTISPTSETSTDGSSTRKRRSYDKSYRTNEPLPDKPYTEFEEKVWALEDDPVIRNSVAIYAEPLRKAGSPSKESDV; encoded by the exons ATGCAGGGGTTGATCGTTTCCCGGCGTAACGCGGTTGCGCCGCTCCTGCTGGTGGTTCTCCTCGCGGTCTCAGCAACGTGGGCCCAAAGTGAGGGTGAAACGTTCGAAAGTGCTTTTAAAATCGAAGATTCGGTTCCGCCGGAAAACGTAGCGGTCCCTGATCAGGAGGGTCGCTTCCAACCCCCGGAAACGTCGCCGTTATCCGAGCTGGCCGATCTGAACGGCGGTGTGCTACCGGAAACGCCGGCTCAGCCTAGCGCGGAAGAGGGAAACAGGGAGGTTGTCGAAGAACCGGAAGTGCCGAAGGAGGGTAACGGACTCGACGAAGAAGTCTCGCCTCAGGATCTCGAGCCGGAGCTCGCCCCGTCATTTGGGACTTATTCCG ATTCCGATGACCCAGAAGCTTATAGATATGCACCCGCCGAAGGTggaacgactaattatctcATTACGGAAAGCAGGCTGGCGACTATTAGGTCGCAATTTATGTATTGGTACTTCGATAAGGGTGGAGACAACAACAGGGGCGATTACCAGACAAACATACACGCCTCCACTAGCAGAATTcataagaatttcaatttccaattacCTTTCTATGGATTTCGATTCAATTATACTCAG CTATCAATGAATGGTTACCTGGAGTTCAGCGACCCACCGGAACACTTTACTTACCCCTTGGTCTTTCCAGTCAAAGACTGGCCTCAAAAAAATGACCCAAGTTTCATCGGAATTTATTTTAGCAAGTGCAGAATAGGTAAACTGAGGCCAACGGATTTGGATCAAAGAGAGCCTGGGGTGTACTTCAG ACAAGAGAGAGATCTTCAAAGAAGAACGGATCAGTTTGGAGTGGAGGTCCGCGAACGAATTAAGTGGGACATACGCGAGGGTGTCGTTGGGTCCGACACCTTTGACCCAAAGCATGTGGTCATAGTGACTTGGAAGAATATGTCCTTTGCTGGAGGTATCGACAACTCTCTTTACCACACTAACACCTTTCAAATGGTTTTGGCCACTGACGAAGTTTACACTTATGCTATGTTCAACTACCTGAACCTCGAGTGGTCCAGTCACACAGAAGCTGGAGGTGATACCACCACTGGTGACGGCGGGAAACCTGCCTAT ATTGGGTTTAACGCTGGAAACGGGACGCAAAGTTACGAGTATCAGCCCTATTCTCAAATGTCGACAGTTCGCGATCTCACTGGAAGAGGCTGGGTCAACGGTTTTCCTGGACGTCACATATTCAGGATAGATGAAAAGATTATGCTCGGAAATTGCAACAAAGACATTG CTGGGACACATTTACCACTTGTGTTCGCACCGGAGAGCGGAAACATGCTTGGGGGAAGTGTGGTAAACATAACGGGTCCTTGTTTCGATACAAACGAGAAAATAAGGTGCATATTCGACATGGAGGAAGTAGTCGGCACTGTTATTGACACCAACAGAGCCATTTGCGTTCAACCATCTATGCAGGCAGAGGGATATGTTCGTTTCGAGGTGGCTATTGGAAGTGGTAGATTCAATTGGAAAGGAAAATACTTCGTCG aaaCACCTGCAACGGCTCAAGAAAAGATATTCTTCTCTACCAGAGCTGTGCATGAACGATCTCCAGCTGAGATCGAGATAACTTGGAACCAATACAATTTAACTAGCAACCTGAACGCTGTCTTGCAAATTTCCTTATGGGGATATCGCGAGACCACTATTCGACCTGAATTCGAATACATTGATGTATTAGAG GAGAGCACAACCAATACCGGCACGTACACCATTATTCCTTCAAATTTCCGAGCTAGAGAGAATCCGTTACACCTTGACATGCACTTCGGCTTCATCAAAATAAACCTTACCAACCCAAGCCAATATTCTGGACTAAACATCTCGCC AGTGCTGTGGAGTAGACCGATTCCTTTGGGATGGTACTTTGGGCCCCAATGGGAAAGACTTCATGGAACAAACTGGCCAAAAGCGCTCTGTAATAATTGGATTATGAACGACAggtacttgaaaaattttgcagcTGAAGTAGCGCTTTGTCCGTGCACGTTGGCGCATGCATTGAATGACAAGGGCCGCTTTATGCCCGATTTTGATTGCGACAAGGACTCGAACCCCGATTGTTACTACCACCGAGGTGCGGTTCACTGCGTCAAGACTGGCGCACCAAA CCTAGACGGTTCAGAGCAGCAGTGTTGTTACGACAAAAACGGCTATGTCATGTTGACATACGATCAACAGTGGGGTTCACGGCCTGGTAGATCTCACAACTTGGGCTACCTGCCGTGGAACGAAGCGAATAAAGTACCAACACTTTCTCACTGGTTCCATGACAAGGTTCCAGCATATCTTTGCTGTTTGTGGCAAGAGGAGCAAGCTGTTGGATGTGAGACTTTAAGATTCGAAAGAAGGCCATCTCAAGATTGTGTCGCTTATCAAGCTCCAGCTGTAGCTACCGTCTTTGGAGATCCTCATTTTTTTACGTTTGATGACTTGGAGTATACCTTCAACGGAAAGGGAGAATTCGTGTTGACCCGTGTCGATACTATCAAAGACAAACTTGATGTCCAGGCTCGATTTGAACAGATGCCAGACAACTTTTACGGTGCAGTCAACGCTACTCAACTCACGGCCGTCGCAG CCCGAGGCAATAATTCAGCTACAATAGAAGTTCGATTGCGACCGATGCATGCGAGATGGAGATACCACTTGGACGTGTTTGCCGATGGAAGACGAATATATTTTGATAGGACGTCATTGAAGTTTCAACATTTTGCTGGCGTCACAGTTTACACCCCGACTTATATTCTCAACCAGAGCGAAGTTGTAATCATGTTCCAGACAGGCGCTGGAGTTGAAGTTGTTGAGAATGAAGGGTTCATGACTGCCAGGGTCTACTTGCCATGGTCATACATG AATAAAACACGAGGACTGCTGGGCAACTGGAGCTATGACATTTCTGATGACTTCACCAATCCGGATGGTACCATTGCATCCGTGTCCAATGTGAATagttttgaaacaattcatAAACAATTCGGTATAAATTGGATCCTTACGGATCGCGAGGATTCGCAGAAAGGAGCTGCCTTGTTTACGAGGGAATTTGGTAGAACGGCGAGCTATTACGCAAATGCATCATTTGTGCCCCAGTATCTCAGAACTCCGGTCGAATTTTTAGGAGCTGATCG CGTGGGCGATATAAATAGAGCAAGTGAATTGTGTGGTGATAATTATCAATGTCAGTACGACTATGGAATGACCCTCAATCGAGATCTCGCAcattttactaaaaattatTACGACACTGTAACTGAGATTAAGGCAACGAATGGCAGGCGAA CAATATCTTGCGGAATATTGGAGACACCGCGATTTGGTAGAAAAAGCAATTTCCTTTTCATACCCGGTACCAAAGTTACCTTCGAGTGCAATCAAAACTTTATACTAATTGGAGATCAGCGTCGAACATGTTTAGAAGGGGGTCAATGGGACATTCCGGAGTACGGATACACAGAGTGTCTAC GTCACATCGAGTATACTCAGAGAACAGCATGGACTATTATCGGAATAATAATCGCGGTACTGATACCAGCGATTATCATTGGGGCTCTGATAATAGTTTGCATAAGAAGGAATGCATCGTCAGATAGTTCAGCTAAATCATGGCGGTTTTCTGATCGCGGATACGGACTTGATAACGATTCGCCTCTTTCACGGCTAAGCACCCCTTTGAAGTCGGGCGAGCGAACCATTTCTCCTACTAGCGAAACTAGTACCGACGGCAGTAGTACTAGGAAACGAAGATCCTATGACAAATCATATCGTACCAACGAACCACTTCCTGACAAACCTTACACAGAATTTGAGGAGAAGGTTTGGGCCCTAGAGGATGATCCTGTAATTCGGAATAGCGTTGCTATATATGCAGAACCGCTTAGAAAAGCTGGTAGTCCGAGCAAAGAAAGTGATGTGTGA